One Nicotiana sylvestris chromosome 12, ASM39365v2, whole genome shotgun sequence genomic window carries:
- the LOC138882828 gene encoding uncharacterized protein, with product MPPKLKGQFYTTVVRPTILYGDECWLVKNSHIQKMNVAEMRVLRWMYGHTRLDKIRNEDIREKVSVAPMKDKMRAAMLRWFGHVRRRSLDALVRRCEWLALAVMRRGRGRPKKYWGEVIRQYMARLQLTEDMALDRRI from the coding sequence ATGCCACCAAAGCTTAAAGGCCAGTTCTACACGACGGTGGTTAGACCGACTATATTGTATGGGGATGAATGCTGGCTAGTAAAAAACTcgcatatccagaagatgaacgTAGCTGAAATGAGGGTGTTGCGATGGATGTACGGGCATACTAGgttggataagattagaaatgaggatattcgggagaaggtgagCGTGGCCCCTATGAAGGATAAGATGCGAGCAGCGAtgcttagatggttcgggcatgtgagAAGAAGAAGCTTAGATGCCCTAGTGAGGAGGTGTGAATGGTTGGCTCTGGCGGttatgagaagaggtagagggcgccctaagaagtattggggagaggtgatcaggcagtaCATGGCGCGGCTTCAGCTTACCGAGGATATGGCGCTTGATAGGAGGATATGA